A region of Roseobacter litoralis Och 149 DNA encodes the following proteins:
- a CDS encoding D-amino-acid transaminase has product MTLRTVYVNGEYVPENEARVSIFDRGFLMADGVYEVTSVLGGKLIDFDGHAVRLQRSLDALDMANPISKEDLLEVHRELVRVNEVDEGMIYLQITRGAPGDRDFAFPDPDTTEPTIVLFTQNKPGLADSPAAKKGIKVISIEDIRWGRRDIKTVQLLYPSMGKMMAKKAGADDAWMIEDGFVTEGTSNNAYIVKGNKIITRALSNDILHGITRASVLRFALEAQMEVEERNFTIDEAKDADEAFITSASTFVMPVVEIDGVALGDGVPGRVAQRLREIYLEESLKKAI; this is encoded by the coding sequence ATGACATTGCGGACTGTCTACGTGAACGGCGAATACGTGCCCGAGAATGAAGCACGGGTTTCGATCTTTGATCGGGGGTTCCTGATGGCGGATGGTGTCTATGAGGTGACATCGGTTCTGGGCGGAAAGCTGATTGACTTTGACGGCCATGCGGTGCGCCTGCAACGGTCGCTGGATGCGCTGGATATGGCGAACCCGATCTCAAAAGAAGACCTGCTGGAAGTGCACCGCGAACTCGTCCGCGTGAACGAGGTCGATGAGGGCATGATTTATCTGCAGATCACACGCGGTGCGCCCGGCGATCGTGATTTCGCGTTTCCGGACCCCGACACAACCGAGCCGACGATCGTGCTGTTCACGCAGAACAAGCCCGGTCTGGCAGACAGTCCGGCAGCCAAGAAGGGCATCAAGGTCATCAGCATCGAAGACATCCGCTGGGGCCGCCGCGATATCAAGACGGTGCAGTTGTTGTACCCCTCCATGGGCAAGATGATGGCCAAGAAAGCCGGGGCCGATGATGCATGGATGATCGAAGACGGGTTCGTGACCGAAGGGACATCCAACAACGCCTATATCGTCAAGGGCAACAAGATCATCACGCGCGCCTTGTCGAATGACATCTTGCACGGGATCACGCGTGCCTCCGTGCTGCGGTTCGCGCTTGAGGCGCAGATGGAAGTCGAAGAGCGCAATTTCACCATTGATGAGGCGAAGGACGCGGATGAGGCCTTTATCACCTCGGCCAGTACTTTCGTGATGCCCGTGGTTGAGATCGACGGTGTGGCTTTGGGCGATGGTGTGCCGGGGCGCGTGGCGCAGCGGTTGCGTGAAATCTATCTAGAAGAGAGCCTTAAAAAGGCGATCTGA
- the mscL gene encoding large conductance mechanosensitive channel protein MscL gives MLNEFKTFISKGNVMDMAVGIIIGAAFTAIVSSLVADLVNPFIALFTGGIDFSGWFYALDGETYASLATATEAGAPVFAFGNFIMAVINFIIIAFVVFMLVRTVNRIKDAAEGEKEAVAEEPAGPTELDILKEIRDALAKQS, from the coding sequence ATGCTCAACGAATTTAAAACCTTTATTTCAAAGGGAAACGTCATGGATATGGCGGTCGGTATCATCATTGGTGCTGCCTTTACTGCCATCGTTTCATCTCTGGTCGCTGACCTTGTGAACCCGTTTATCGCGCTTTTCACCGGTGGCATCGACTTCTCCGGGTGGTTCTATGCGCTGGACGGCGAAACATATGCGTCACTTGCAACGGCGACTGAAGCAGGTGCGCCGGTCTTTGCTTTTGGCAACTTCATCATGGCCGTGATCAACTTTATCATCATCGCCTTTGTGGTTTTCATGCTGGTCAGGACCGTCAACCGCATCAAAGATGCAGCTGAGGGTGAAAAGGAAGCTGTCGCCGAAGAACCCGCCGGTCCAACCGAGCTGGATATTCTCAAGGAAATCCGCGACGCTTTGGCCAAACAAAGCTGA
- the rpmI gene encoding 50S ribosomal protein L35, producing MPKMKTKSSAKKRFKITATGKVIGGQAGKRHGMIKRSKKFIRDARGTTVLSEPDAKIIKGFMPYDR from the coding sequence ATGCCCAAGATGAAGACCAAATCGAGCGCCAAAAAGCGCTTCAAGATAACGGCCACTGGCAAGGTTATCGGCGGCCAGGCGGGTAAACGCCACGGCATGATCAAGCGGAGCAAAAAGTTCATTCGCGACGCGCGCGGCACGACAGTTCTGTCGGAGCCCGATGCAAAGATCATCAAGGGCTTCATGCCCTACGACCGCTAA
- a CDS encoding YtoQ family protein: protein MALKVYLSGEIHTDWREQIVEGAQGLDVSFNSPVTDHAASDDCGVAILGAEDNKYWHDHKGAMVNAIRTRKGIADADVVVVRFGEKYKQWNAAFDAGYASALGKSLIILHGPDHAHALKEVDAAALAVAEDPKQVVDILRYVLTSTLPS from the coding sequence ATGGCATTGAAAGTATATCTGTCGGGGGAAATCCACACTGACTGGCGCGAGCAGATCGTGGAAGGCGCGCAGGGTCTCGATGTGAGCTTCAACAGCCCGGTGACCGACCACGCGGCGAGCGACGACTGTGGCGTTGCGATCCTTGGCGCAGAGGACAATAAGTACTGGCACGACCACAAGGGTGCGATGGTCAATGCGATCCGGACGCGCAAGGGGATTGCAGATGCCGATGTGGTTGTCGTGCGGTTTGGCGAGAAATACAAACAGTGGAACGCGGCCTTTGATGCGGGCTATGCGTCTGCCTTGGGAAAATCCCTGATTATCCTGCATGGGCCAGACCACGCGCATGCTTTGAAAGAGGTCGATGCCGCAGCACTTGCCGTCGCGGAAGATCCCAAGCAGGTTGTTGATATTCTGCGGTATGTGTTGACCAGCACTTTGCCTTCGTAA
- a CDS encoding DUF1244 domain-containing protein, with product MPTQTEIELQAAAFRRLQQHLMQDRVDVQNIDMMNLAGFCRNCLSRWYQEAAGEKGIEMSKDEARELFYGMTMEEWKTNHQTEASPEKQEAFKTAFAENVGKA from the coding sequence ATGCCAACCCAAACCGAGATCGAACTGCAAGCCGCGGCCTTTCGCCGCCTTCAACAGCATTTGATGCAAGACCGCGTCGATGTGCAAAACATCGATATGATGAACCTTGCGGGTTTCTGCCGCAACTGCCTGAGCCGCTGGTATCAGGAAGCGGCGGGCGAGAAAGGCATTGAAATGAGCAAGGACGAAGCCCGCGAGCTTTTCTATGGCATGACCATGGAAGAGTGGAAGACAAACCACCAGACAGAAGCGTCGCCCGAGAAACAGGAGGCATTCAAGACTGCCTTCGCCGAAAACGTCGGCAAAGCCTGA
- the pheS gene encoding phenylalanine--tRNA ligase subunit alpha, translated as MDDLKQKYLSQIAAAQDEAALESIRLAAVGKKGEVALKMRELGKMTPEERQVAGPALNALKDEINSALAAKKAGLADAALDARLRDEWLDVTLPARDRPRGTIHPVSQVTEEVTAIFGEMGFSVAEGPRIDTDWYNFDALNIPGHHPARAEMDTFYMTRAEGDERPPHVLRTHTSPVQIRTMEAQGAPLRIICPGGVYRADYDQTHTPMFHQVEGLALDKDISMANLKWVLEEFFAAFFEIDGIKTRFRASHFPFTEPSAEVDIQCSWIDGQLRIGEGDDWLEVLGSGMVHPKVLAAGGIDPDQWQGFAFGMGIDRIAMLKYGIPDLRAFFDSDLRWLRHYGFASLDQPTLHGGLSR; from the coding sequence ATGGACGATCTCAAGCAAAAATACTTAAGCCAGATTGCGGCGGCGCAAGACGAGGCGGCGCTGGAATCGATCCGCTTGGCGGCTGTCGGCAAGAAGGGTGAGGTCGCCCTGAAAATGCGTGAGCTGGGCAAGATGACCCCGGAAGAACGACAGGTTGCTGGGCCTGCCCTGAATGCCCTGAAAGATGAGATCAATTCGGCTCTGGCTGCTAAAAAAGCAGGCTTGGCGGATGCTGCACTGGATGCCCGTCTGCGCGACGAGTGGCTGGATGTGACCCTGCCCGCGCGCGACCGCCCCCGCGGGACGATCCACCCGGTCAGTCAGGTCACCGAAGAGGTCACCGCCATCTTTGGCGAGATGGGGTTTTCGGTCGCCGAAGGGCCGCGCATTGATACCGACTGGTATAACTTTGACGCGCTGAATATTCCGGGCCACCACCCGGCGCGGGCCGAGATGGACACATTTTACATGACGCGCGCCGAAGGTGACGAACGCCCGCCGCATGTGCTGCGCACCCATACGTCCCCTGTGCAAATCCGCACGATGGAGGCGCAGGGCGCGCCCTTGCGCATCATCTGTCCGGGTGGCGTCTACCGCGCGGATTACGACCAGACGCATACGCCCATGTTCCATCAGGTCGAGGGGCTGGCGCTGGACAAGGACATCTCCATGGCGAACCTGAAATGGGTGCTGGAGGAGTTCTTTGCCGCCTTCTTTGAAATCGACGGGATCAAGACGCGGTTCCGCGCCTCGCATTTCCCCTTCACCGAACCCTCGGCGGAGGTGGACATTCAGTGTTCGTGGATTGATGGGCAATTGCGCATCGGCGAAGGGGATGACTGGCTCGAAGTTCTTGGCTCCGGCATGGTGCACCCCAAGGTGCTGGCCGCCGGTGGGATTGACCCCGACCAGTGGCAGGGCTTTGCCTTCGGCATGGGCATCGACCGGATCGCCATGCTGAAATACGGCATCCCCGACCTGCGCGCGTTCTTTGATAGCGACCTGCGGTGGCTGCGGCATTACGGTTTCGCATCGCTGGATCAGCCCACGCTGCATGGTGGGTTGAGCAGGTGA
- the pyk gene encoding pyruvate kinase, producing MRRHRNVKIVATLGPASSDYDMIRALHEAGADVFRLNMSHGSHEEMRERHRIIRQIEEDTGGSICILADLQGPKLRVGVFANEDGETLVEGDAFRMDLDEALGDKTRVNLPHPEIFEALEPGASLLVNDGKIRLRVEDCSDSHANCTVVAGGVISNRKGVNVPDVVLPLAALSAKDRKDLEFACELGVDWLALSFVQRADDVLEASDLANGRAAILSKIEKPAAVHNFDEILEASDGIMVARGDLGVELPVQNVPPIQKRLVRRCRRAAKPVIVATQMMESMIESPVPTRAEVSDVATAIYEGADAVMLSAESAAGAYPVEAVTTMNNVAIEVEQDPTYTQIIEASREAKGRTVADGIVSAAREIAETTNIKAICCFSQSGTTAMLTARERPRVPIIVMTSKARTARRLTLAWGCNCVITDQLERFKQAVVNSARVATRQGYATKEDLIVVTAGVPFNVPGSTNILRVAPCDERLIFNTDPE from the coding sequence ATGAGACGCCATCGCAATGTAAAAATCGTTGCCACTCTGGGGCCTGCGTCCAGTGACTACGACATGATCCGTGCTTTGCATGAAGCTGGGGCAGATGTGTTTCGCCTGAACATGAGCCATGGCAGTCACGAGGAAATGCGTGAGCGCCACCGGATTATCCGCCAGATCGAAGAGGATACAGGCGGCAGCATCTGTATTCTGGCTGATCTGCAAGGGCCAAAGCTGCGTGTGGGGGTCTTTGCCAACGAAGACGGTGAAACGCTTGTCGAAGGCGATGCTTTCCGCATGGATCTGGATGAGGCGCTTGGCGACAAGACCCGCGTGAACCTGCCCCATCCCGAGATTTTTGAAGCGCTCGAACCCGGTGCCAGCTTGCTGGTCAACGATGGCAAAATTCGCCTCAGGGTCGAGGACTGCAGCGACAGCCATGCCAATTGCACCGTGGTCGCGGGTGGCGTGATTTCGAACCGCAAGGGTGTCAATGTGCCCGACGTGGTGCTGCCGCTTGCGGCTCTTTCTGCCAAGGACCGCAAGGACCTTGAATTTGCCTGTGAGCTGGGTGTCGACTGGCTCGCGCTGTCTTTTGTGCAGCGTGCGGATGACGTGCTGGAGGCCTCTGATCTGGCCAATGGCCGCGCGGCCATCCTCAGCAAGATCGAAAAGCCGGCAGCCGTACACAATTTTGATGAAATTCTTGAGGCCAGCGATGGTATCATGGTTGCGCGCGGTGATCTGGGTGTGGAATTGCCGGTTCAGAATGTGCCGCCGATCCAAAAGCGATTGGTCCGCAGGTGCCGCCGCGCCGCCAAACCGGTGATTGTGGCCACGCAGATGATGGAAAGCATGATCGAAAGCCCGGTGCCTACGCGCGCCGAAGTCTCGGACGTGGCCACTGCAATTTACGAAGGCGCGGATGCGGTGATGCTCTCAGCAGAATCTGCGGCGGGGGCCTATCCGGTCGAAGCAGTGACCACCATGAACAACGTGGCCATCGAGGTCGAGCAGGACCCGACCTACACGCAGATCATCGAAGCCTCGCGCGAGGCCAAAGGACGAACCGTTGCCGATGGGATCGTGTCCGCGGCGCGCGAGATTGCAGAAACGACGAACATCAAGGCGATTTGTTGTTTCAGCCAAAGCGGCACAACGGCGATGCTGACGGCGCGCGAACGTCCCCGCGTACCGATCATCGTCATGACGTCCAAGGCCCGCACGGCCCGGCGGCTGACGCTGGCCTGGGGGTGCAATTGCGTCATCACCGACCAGTTGGAGCGTTTTAAACAGGCGGTGGTCAATTCTGCGCGCGTGGCGACCCGTCAGGGCTATGCCACCAAAGAGGACCTGATCGTGGTCACCGCTGGCGTGCCCTTCAATGTGCCGGGCAGTACGAACATCCTGCGTGTGGCCCCCTGTGATGAACGGCTGATCTTTAACACCGATCCGGAATAG
- a CDS encoding peptidoglycan-binding domain-containing protein: MKKRNGIAAVVAATLMITSTSAKADSTIGGFVAGAALGALLNNQIGKNQRAQKQQKQRSSISNYQRQQNREVQASLNGFGFNVGAADGSLGPRSRAGISEYQNYMGWQPTGRLDDWQRSQLVGAHQRLQAGGGAAYPEVVANEGTRGLLKAFADPNYANRFRNNGGQVDNVQNNNGVVDRNANNGGFNNNAGVQQAQAPLSIAPITFGAQQAVTSMASHCELVSGMTQANQGVILANNINDPEQALGEQFCEARAFSITQSQGLISQTGQNEDVFAGQCSQIAQAMAPAIAQIGTGDVKLVATQAQQVAGSVFQGNMQTAGAYGQICLGLGYRQDDAQMALGGAASMLAAGQMPYSEIMGHHLRWGFGTAKSPAASTGWYQTAIASMEQGAQPVFVPSKTAERNAIIKASITSAPVGGVAPLQTSGQGGLALPALNLGGN, encoded by the coding sequence ATGAAAAAGCGAAATGGAATTGCGGCTGTTGTGGCAGCTACTTTGATGATCACATCAACAAGCGCAAAGGCGGACAGCACAATCGGAGGCTTTGTCGCCGGGGCCGCCTTGGGCGCTTTGCTCAACAATCAGATTGGCAAAAACCAACGCGCGCAGAAACAACAAAAGCAACGATCATCGATCAGCAACTACCAACGCCAGCAGAACCGTGAAGTGCAGGCATCCCTGAACGGCTTCGGATTTAACGTCGGCGCCGCCGATGGATCCCTTGGGCCGCGCTCGCGTGCCGGAATTTCCGAATACCAGAACTACATGGGATGGCAGCCCACCGGCAGATTGGATGACTGGCAGCGCTCACAACTTGTCGGTGCGCATCAGCGGCTTCAGGCAGGCGGCGGTGCCGCCTATCCGGAGGTTGTCGCGAATGAGGGCACACGGGGCCTGCTCAAGGCCTTCGCTGACCCGAACTACGCCAACCGTTTCCGAAACAATGGTGGTCAGGTAGACAACGTTCAGAATAACAATGGCGTCGTTGACCGCAATGCCAACAACGGCGGCTTCAACAACAATGCGGGCGTACAGCAAGCTCAGGCGCCGCTTTCAATCGCACCGATCACCTTTGGCGCGCAGCAGGCTGTCACCTCCATGGCCAGCCATTGCGAACTGGTATCTGGCATGACGCAAGCCAATCAGGGTGTGATCCTTGCAAACAACATCAACGACCCCGAACAGGCCCTCGGAGAGCAATTCTGCGAGGCGCGCGCGTTCTCGATCACACAGAGTCAGGGGTTGATCAGCCAGACAGGTCAAAACGAAGACGTCTTCGCGGGACAATGCAGTCAGATCGCGCAAGCGATGGCACCGGCAATTGCGCAGATCGGCACTGGCGACGTCAAACTTGTCGCAACACAAGCGCAGCAAGTGGCGGGAAGCGTTTTCCAAGGCAATATGCAGACCGCTGGCGCTTACGGGCAGATTTGTCTGGGCCTCGGCTATCGTCAGGACGACGCGCAGATGGCGCTTGGCGGTGCAGCTTCGATGCTTGCCGCTGGCCAGATGCCTTATAGCGAGATCATGGGCCATCACCTGCGCTGGGGCTTTGGCACTGCGAAGTCACCTGCCGCATCGACCGGCTGGTACCAAACGGCCATCGCCTCAATGGAGCAAGGCGCGCAACCAGTATTCGTGCCCAGCAAGACAGCCGAGCGCAACGCCATCATCAAGGCCTCAATCACAAGCGCGCCTGTTGGCGGTGTGGCCCCGCTTCAAACTTCGGGACAGGGCGGGCTTGCATTGCCTGCGCTTAACTTGGGCGGGAACTGA
- the pheT gene encoding phenylalanine--tRNA ligase subunit beta, whose amino-acid sequence MKFTLSWLKEHLDTTATLDEITYALTDLGLEVEGVEDRAGKLRDFTIGYVKSAEKHPDADRLKVCQVATDEGDKQIICGAPNAREGITVVVAKPGVYVPGIDTTIGVGKIRGIESFGMMASEREMELSEEHDGIIELPSGEVGQSFVDWLAEHDPAKVDPVIEIAITPNRPDALGVRGIARDLAARGLGTLKPRDVAAVEGVFPCPVSITIEADTLEQCPVFFGRVIRGVKNGPSPQWLQDKLRAIGLRPISFLVDVTNFFTYDRNRPLHVFDADKIEGNTLRVHRAKGGETLVGLDEKEYTFAEGMTLISDAANVESIAGVMGGLATGCTAETTNVFIEAAYFDPVRTAYTGRALKINSDARYRFERGIDPEWTPYGIEHATHMILEHAGGEPSEVIVAGKIPDTNRAYKLDAARVQSLVGMDIPESNQRQTLTALGFRLEGNMAHVPSWRPDVQGEADLVEEVARIASLTKLKGRPLPRLDEGVSRPILSPIQRREAMARRTCAALGYNECVSYSFIDQASAKLFGGGEDVTRLENPISSDMSHMRPALLPGLLQAAARNQARGNMNLALFEVGPAFHGGEPGEQHLLVSGLLIGRTEPKDVHGASRAVDVYDVKADAEAVLAAIGAPAKVQILRGAAPWWHPGRHGMICLGPKKVLGVFGEIHPRVLAAMDVKGPAMGFTIWPAEVPLPRKSGATRAALQISDLQAVERDFAFVVDSGVEALTLVNAAMGADKALIEDARVFDEFIGGSLGEGKKSLALTVRMQPATQTLTDKDIEAVSAKVVEKVIKATGGVLRA is encoded by the coding sequence ATGAAATTCACCCTCTCCTGGCTCAAAGAGCACCTCGACACCACCGCTACGCTGGACGAGATCACCTATGCGCTGACCGACCTTGGTCTTGAGGTCGAGGGCGTGGAGGACCGTGCGGGCAAGCTGCGGGACTTTACCATCGGCTACGTCAAATCAGCGGAAAAACACCCGGATGCGGACCGCCTCAAGGTCTGTCAGGTGGCGACCGATGAGGGCGACAAGCAGATCATTTGCGGCGCCCCGAACGCGCGCGAGGGGATCACCGTCGTCGTGGCCAAGCCCGGCGTCTATGTGCCCGGCATTGATACGACCATCGGCGTGGGCAAAATTCGCGGCATCGAAAGCTTTGGCATGATGGCCTCCGAGCGCGAGATGGAGCTGTCCGAAGAACACGACGGCATCATCGAATTGCCCTCGGGCGAGGTCGGGCAGTCTTTCGTCGACTGGCTGGCAGAACATGACCCGGCCAAGGTCGACCCGGTGATCGAGATCGCGATCACCCCGAACCGGCCCGATGCGCTGGGTGTGCGCGGGATTGCGCGTGATCTGGCGGCGCGCGGCCTTGGCACGTTGAAGCCGCGCGATGTGGCGGCCGTCGAAGGGGTCTTCCCCTGTCCGGTGAGCATCACCATCGAGGCCGATACGCTGGAGCAGTGTCCGGTGTTTTTTGGCCGGGTGATCCGGGGTGTCAAGAACGGCCCAAGCCCGCAGTGGCTGCAGGATAAGCTGCGCGCGATTGGGTTGCGCCCGATTTCGTTCCTCGTCGATGTGACGAACTTTTTCACCTATGATCGCAACCGCCCCCTGCACGTCTTTGACGCCGACAAGATTGAAGGCAACACCCTGCGGGTCCATCGCGCCAAGGGTGGCGAAACCCTCGTGGGGCTGGACGAAAAGGAATATACCTTTGCAGAAGGCATGACGCTGATCTCTGACGCGGCCAATGTGGAAAGCATCGCGGGGGTTATGGGCGGCCTTGCGACGGGCTGCACGGCAGAGACCACGAATGTCTTTATCGAAGCGGCCTATTTCGACCCGGTCCGCACGGCCTATACCGGTCGCGCGCTCAAGATAAATTCCGACGCGCGGTATCGGTTTGAACGGGGCATCGACCCGGAATGGACGCCCTACGGGATTGAACATGCAACGCATATGATCCTTGAACATGCAGGCGGTGAGCCCTCCGAGGTCATCGTTGCGGGCAAGATACCTGACACCAACCGGGCCTATAAACTGGATGCCGCGCGGGTGCAGTCGCTGGTGGGCATGGACATCCCCGAAAGCAATCAGCGCCAGACGCTGACTGCGCTGGGGTTCCGCCTTGAAGGCAACATGGCCCATGTGCCAAGCTGGCGGCCCGATGTGCAGGGCGAAGCGGATCTGGTCGAAGAGGTGGCGCGGATTGCCTCGCTGACCAAGCTGAAAGGCAGACCGCTGCCCCGGCTGGATGAAGGCGTGTCGCGCCCGATCCTGTCGCCGATCCAGCGGCGCGAAGCTATGGCACGGCGTACCTGCGCGGCCTTGGGATACAACGAATGTGTCAGCTACAGCTTTATTGATCAGGCCTCTGCCAAGCTGTTCGGTGGCGGAGAGGACGTCACCCGGCTGGAAAACCCGATCAGCAGCGACATGAGCCACATGCGTCCCGCATTGCTGCCCGGTCTTTTGCAGGCGGCAGCGCGCAATCAGGCGCGGGGCAATATGAACCTCGCGCTGTTTGAGGTCGGCCCTGCCTTTCATGGCGGCGAACCCGGAGAACAGCATTTGCTGGTCAGTGGATTGCTGATCGGGCGGACGGAACCCAAGGATGTGCATGGCGCGTCCCGCGCTGTTGACGTCTATGATGTCAAAGCGGATGCGGAAGCGGTTCTGGCGGCCATCGGTGCACCTGCCAAGGTGCAGATATTGCGCGGTGCGGCCCCATGGTGGCATCCCGGTCGGCATGGGATGATCTGTCTGGGGCCCAAGAAAGTCCTGGGTGTATTCGGTGAAATCCACCCGCGGGTGCTGGCGGCGATGGACGTCAAAGGGCCCGCGATGGGCTTTACGATCTGGCCCGCCGAGGTGCCGCTGCCCCGCAAGAGTGGCGCGACCCGTGCTGCATTGCAGATCAGTGACCTGCAAGCGGTGGAACGCGATTTTGCCTTTGTCGTCGATAGCGGTGTCGAGGCACTGACCCTCGTCAACGCAGCAATGGGGGCTGATAAAGCGCTGATCGAGGACGCGCGCGTCTTTGATGAATTTATCGGCGGCTCTTTGGGGGAGGGAAAGAAATCCCTCGCGTTGACGGTGCGGATGCAACCCGCGACCCAGACGCTGACCGATAAAGACATCGAAGCGGTCAGCGCAAAGGTCGTGGAAAAGGTGATCAAGGCTACGGGTGGTGTGCTGCGCGCCTGA
- the rplT gene encoding 50S ribosomal protein L20, protein MSRTKGGTVTHARHKKVIKAAKGYYGRRKSTFKVARQAVDKANQYATRDRKNRKRNFRALWIQRINAAVRSHDEALTYSRFINGLSLAGIEVDRKVLADLAVHEPEAFGAIVKQAQDALAA, encoded by the coding sequence ATGTCCCGTACCAAAGGTGGAACAGTCACCCACGCCCGTCACAAGAAAGTCATCAAGGCTGCAAAAGGCTACTACGGTCGCCGCAAGAGCACCTTCAAAGTCGCGCGTCAGGCGGTCGATAAGGCCAACCAATACGCCACGCGTGACCGCAAGAACCGCAAGCGTAATTTCCGCGCGCTGTGGATTCAGCGGATCAACGCCGCTGTGCGCAGCCATGATGAAGCGCTGACATACAGCCGGTTCATCAACGGCCTGTCGCTCGCGGGTATCGAAGTCGACCGCAAAGTTCTCGCGGACCTTGCCGTACACGAACCCGAAGCATTCGGTGCAATCGTCAAGCAGGCACAGGACGCGCTGGCCGCATAA
- a CDS encoding PhoP regulatory network YrbL family protein yields the protein MLFTASVIKLSDDHSIANGTVRIVYAFPDQPNLLIKVFHAFEKRSSRRPLKRLAWKLFPMLKFRTILNELKCELLASLKLGADIENMPISRMLGIVQTDRGVGVVVERIDGLDGDLAQRLNRLCRRGRMDEPVLEALNAFVDRMFDLHIVARDINFSNIVYGTRGAGAACFLIDGYGERNLIPFRSMSRRMNDRSLDRQFATIARKTGLTWNSDQRAFSNSG from the coding sequence ATGTTGTTCACAGCAAGCGTTATCAAGCTTTCCGACGACCACAGCATTGCAAACGGCACCGTGCGCATTGTCTACGCGTTTCCCGATCAGCCCAACCTTTTGATCAAGGTTTTCCATGCGTTCGAAAAACGTTCCTCGCGCAGGCCACTCAAGCGCCTCGCCTGGAAATTATTCCCCATGCTGAAATTTCGCACCATTCTGAATGAGTTGAAATGTGAGCTACTGGCTTCGCTCAAGCTTGGTGCGGACATCGAAAACATGCCGATTTCCAGAATGCTCGGTATTGTGCAGACCGATCGCGGCGTCGGCGTTGTCGTGGAACGTATCGATGGGCTGGACGGCGATCTTGCGCAACGGCTCAATCGGCTTTGCCGCCGTGGGCGCATGGACGAACCGGTATTGGAAGCGCTGAATGCTTTCGTCGACAGAATGTTCGACCTGCACATCGTGGCGCGCGACATCAATTTTTCGAATATTGTCTACGGGACACGCGGTGCGGGCGCGGCCTGTTTCCTGATCGACGGATATGGTGAGCGCAACCTGATCCCATTTCGCAGCATGTCCAGGCGAATGAATGATCGTTCGCTGGACCGACAGTTTGCAACGATCGCACGAAAGACAGGTCTCACGTGGAATTCGGATCAGCGTGCTTTTTCAAATTCCGGTTAG
- a CDS encoding MaoC family dehydratase: protein MLTRETLPQAVGKPLGTSTWVEISQARIDAFADLTEDWQPIHLDPVAAQSAGFTGTVAHGFLTLSMLSAMSYDVLPKIEGESASINYGFDRVRFIAPVPAGTRIRTQFELVDAAPRGEGWMLRLAATVEIDGAEKPALTADWLAYYLF, encoded by the coding sequence ATGCTGACAAGAGAGACTTTGCCTCAGGCCGTCGGCAAGCCTTTGGGCACATCGACGTGGGTTGAGATATCGCAGGCACGGATTGATGCCTTCGCCGACCTTACGGAAGATTGGCAGCCGATCCATCTTGATCCGGTGGCTGCGCAATCGGCGGGTTTTACCGGTACCGTGGCGCATGGGTTTCTGACCCTGTCGATGCTCTCAGCGATGAGCTATGACGTGCTGCCCAAGATTGAAGGGGAGAGCGCTTCCATCAACTACGGATTTGACCGCGTTCGTTTTATTGCGCCGGTGCCTGCCGGTACGCGCATCCGAACGCAGTTTGAACTCGTCGATGCGGCACCACGGGGAGAGGGCTGGATGTTGCGACTGGCCGCAACGGTGGAAATTGATGGTGCGGAAAAACCGGCACTGACAGCGGATTGGCTTGCATACTACTTGTTCTGA